A portion of the Caenorhabditis elegans chromosome III genome contains these proteins:
- the spe-21 gene encoding Palmitoyltransferase (Confirmed by transcript evidence), protein MWLERTKWVLANIGWPIAFTFWYQIIVVLYAADGTISQWALYYFHFLWIIIVCSYFSASFTPPTKCRDVEKVEHCDKEIKEDVCQLCNYRKPPRWHHCRRCNLCVHRMDHHCPILQLCIHSGNHKYFLLFLVWPLQLAIFTIWHGYYDFWKTIRSVYTAEILSTSEQLKGTGVSNALMVGIAALYLLKNQLPNLMRNQTLIEESRENTSYNLGSWQENVKSVMGAWTIAWLPFSVTKSREKKFE, encoded by the exons ATGTGGTTGGAACGCACAAAGTGGGTGCTTGCAAACATCGGATGGCCGATTGCATTCACGTTCTGGTATCAAATCATAGTGGTACTGTACGCAGCTGATGGAACCATCAGTCAATGGGCTCTTTACTACTTTCACTTTCTATGGATTATCATCGTCTGCTCCTATTTTTCGGCATCGTTCACGCCACCGACAAAATGTCGAGATGTTGAGAAGGTGGAACATTGTGATAAG GAAATAAAGGAAGACGTTTGCCAGCTCTGCAACTACCGTAAGCCTCCACGTTGGCATCATTGTCGGAGGTGCAATCTATGTGTTCATCGCATGGATCATCACTGTCCTATTCTGCAG ttGTGCATCCACAGTGGCAatcacaaatattttctacTCTTCCTAGTTTGGCCTCTACAACttgcaattttcacaatttggcATGGTTATTACGACTTTtggaaa ACGATAAGAAGCGTTTATACTGCCGAAATTTTAAGCACTTCCGAACAATTGAAGGGAACGGGAGTATCAAATGCACTG atggTTGGAATTGCAGCTCTGTATCTTCTTAAAAATCAACTTCCAAATCTAATGCGAAATCAGACGTTAATTGAGGAATCAAGGGAGAATACG agttacaACCTCGGGTCGTGgcaggaaaatgtgaaatcaGTAATGGGTGCATGGACTATTGCATGGTTACCTTTTTCAGTTACCAAATCTCGCGAAAAGAAATTCGAATAA
- the srv-1 gene encoding Serpentine receptor class V-1 (Confirmed by transcript evidence) encodes MTIAFLDVAITIEYVSTAISLVCLPINILFVYILFVERNRPPYNTPFFRLCIHLSIADILMELFSTFFFKFPSFGVFPSTFYKENWSVVPIAGMQYLGHAQAFGIIFIAVNRFTAVHYPIKHRQQWWTPKVTKTLLLIQWITPLFFMAPLFSTDFKFLFSHNSGSVIFAASDARFHKNYFLAMAMVDGILINLIVLLLYGAIFIRVHTHVVVRKPGELALRLALSAFIIFICYLALGVCSLLSALTPPPDAWVYRTMWFVVNDVLCNSSALVLLALNRPIRKAFTRHLGVFSYQGVSTKNHNSLLQAV; translated from the exons ATGACGATTGCGTTTCTTGACGTGGCAATCACCATCGAGTATGTCTCGACTGCAATTTCACTCGTTTGTCTGCCAATCAATATTCTTTTTGTCTACATTCTATTCGTCGAAAG aaatcgtcCACCATACAACACTCCATTCTTCCGATTATGTATTCATCTTTCGATTGCCGATATTCTGATGGAATTATTCtcgacatttttcttcaaatttccgtCATTTGGAGTTTTTCCGAGCACTTTTTATAAGGAGAACTGGTCCGTGGTCCCCATTGCTGGAATGCAATATTTGGGACATGCACAAGCCTTTGGGATAATATTTATTGCTGTGAATAGATTTACAGCAGTACATTATCCAATCAAACATCGACAACAGTGGTGGACACCTAAA GTAACAAAAACGTTACTTCTTATTCAATGGATAACACCACTATTCTTCATGGCTCCACTATTCTCAACCGATTTCAAATTCCTATTCTCCCATAATTCTGGTTCAGTTATATTTGCAGCAAGTGATGCTCGTTTCCATAAG aacTATTTTCTGGCAATGGCGATGGTGGATGGAATTCTGATTaatttgattgttttgttACTTTATGGAGCTATTTTTATTAG agtgCACACCCATGTGGTCGTTAGAAAACCCGGAGAACTTGCACTTCGTCTAGCTCTCTCCgctttcataattttcatttgcTATCTTGCTCTTGGAGTTTGTTCCCTGCTTTCTGCATTGACTCCGCCTCCTGATGCATGGGTCTACCGTACCATGTGGTTTGTTGTAAATGATGTACTGTGTAATTCTAGTGCATTGGTACTATTGGCTCTAAATCGACCAATTAGAAAg gCGTTCACTCGACATCTGGGAGTCTTCTCTTATCAAGGAGTCAGCACAAAAAACCATAATTCACTGCTTCAGGCTGTTTAG
- the zak-1 gene encoding Mitogen-activated protein kinase kinase kinase zak-1 (Confirmed by transcript evidence) — protein sequence MILQSEGLTTATDVWSYGVVLWEILSKEVPYKDYSEFRIFTMITQSGITLAIPPSCPAPLKQLMSNCWKMTPKDRANMRQIQGELNRLAGNQKVMDECEKFMGLEDWKTEIEKQEKNVEKMRKDLEKRREQLEIREKALKQRMKVEQAVLDSARHPPEDVHQWSEHHTSHWVETVLGRVANDKKFLDRVNAAVFRNRITGARLLGMTQNDLEHLGVHKVGSRIELMKMIRKLADTQKALHNFPTLEQAKRIEMTLKTEKEAAGQLANDVDIVIIVGMYVRKMNATRRKFKFYADSDWIDDTDIPAKSKSKHASSLIKTVCFSVLDENTKKPINEPACSISSGMTTNPDWITVDTEDDVKIRVIVSVYYADIVTQPRNTEVIKVVTSLEESKILEERHVHLRLRRSSSSASISTPSPVIAPVYHPFGHLNNGFHHTTSSPQLRGFWHRKQTGMNRHGLTETELSSLQEQLRTPSPDKKVVDENVIIHVPKLTRRRRTTTTNSEDTEKSDTNNKTPESQARRVHVHGGKDKWNWKKGKSRPKFT from the exons ATGATACTACAATCAGAAGGTCTAACTACTGCAACAGATGTTTGGAGTTATGGAGTTGTTCTTTGGGAAATTCTATCAAAAGAAGTACCGTATAAAGACTACTCAGAGTTTCGAATATTCACAATGATCACTCAATCTGGAATTACATTGGCAATACCCCCATCGTGTCCAGCTCCATTAAAACA ATTAATGAGTAATTGTTGGAAGATGACACCGAAAGATCGAGCTAACATGCGCCAAATTCAAGGTGAACTCAACAGACTCGCTGGAAATCAAAAA GTAATGGACGAATGTGAAAAGTTTATGGGATTGGAAGattggaaaactgaaatcgagaaacaagaaaaaaatgttgag aaaatgagAAAGGATCTCGAAAAAAGGCGTGAGCAACTAGAAATCCGCGAGAAAGCCCTTAAACAACGAATGAAAGTCGAGCAAGCAGTCTTGGATTCGGCACGTCATCCACCAGAGGATGTACATCAATGGAGTGAGCATCACACTTCTCATTGGGTTGAAACTGTTCTTGGCAGAGTTG caaacgataaaaagtttttggacaGAGTGAATGCGGCGGTCTTCAGAAATCGGATAACTGGCGCTCGACTTTTGGGAATGACACAGAATGATTTAGAACATCTCGGCGTTCACAAAGTTGGATCTAGAATAGAATTaatgaaaatgataagaaaattgGCGGATACTCAGAAGGCTTTGCATAATTTCCCAACTTTGGAGCAAGCAAAAAGGATTGAAATGACATTG aaaactgaaaaggaAGCTGCTGGACAACTTGCCAATGATGTTGATATAGTGATTATAGTTGGGATGTACGTAAGAAAAATGAACGCAACAcgacgaaaattcaaattctacgCGGATTCGGATTGGATTGATGATACTGATATTCCAGCAAAATCAAAGTCAAAACATGCGTCATCACTTATCAAGACAGTTTGCTTTTCAGTTCTTGATGAAAACACAAAG aagccaATCAATGAGCCAGCATGCTCAATATCTAGTGGAATGACAACAAATCCAgattggattactgtagatacGGAGGATGATGTTAAGATTAGAGTTATCGTTAGTGTATACTACGCAGACATTGTG ACTCAACCAAGAAATACAGAAGTCATAAAAGTTGTGACATCACTAGAAGAGAGTAAGATACTTGAAGAACGCCATGTCCATTTACGTCTCCGTAGAAGCTCAAGTAGCGCTTCAATATCAACACCTTCCCCAGTTATTGCTCCAGTTTATCATCCATTCGGTCATTTAAATAATGGATTCCATCAT ACCACGAGCTCCCCTCAACTTCGAGGATTTTGGCATAGAAAACAGACTGGAATGAACAGACACGGACTTACTGAAACAGAATTGAGCAGCTTACAAGAACAATTACGAACTCCTTCCCCAGATAAGAAGGTTGTAGATGAAAATGTGATTATTCATGTTCCAAAATTAACTCGCAGACGGAGAACTACTACAACCAACTCTGAAGAT ACTGAGAAATCCGACACAAATAATAAGACGCCTGAATCTCAAGCACGCCGAGTTCATGTACACGGTGGAAAGGATAAATGGAACtggaaaaagggaaaatctCGGCCCAAATTTACCTGA
- the zak-1 gene encoding Mitogen-activated protein kinase kinase kinase zak-1 (Confirmed by transcript evidence): MRKDLEKRREQLEIREKALKQRMKVEQAVLDSARHPPEDVHQWSEHHTSHWVETVLGRVANDKKFLDRVNAAVFRNRITGARLLGMTQNDLEHLGVHKVGSRIELMKMIRKLADTQKALHNFPTLEQAKRIEMTLKTEKEAAGQLANDVDIVIIVGMYVRKMNATRRKFKFYADSDWIDDTDIPAKSKSKHASSLIKTVCFSVLDENTKKPINEPACSISSGMTTNPDWITVDTEDDVKIRVIVSVYYADIVTQPRNTEVIKVVTSLEESKILEERHVHLRLRRSSSSASISTPSPVIAPVYHPFGHLNNGFHHTTSSPQLRGFWHRKQTGMNRHGLTETELSSLQEQLRTPSPDKKVVDENVIIHVPKLTRRRRTTTTNSEDTEKSDTNNKTPESQARRVHVHGGKDKWNWKKGKSRPKFT, encoded by the exons atgagAAAGGATCTCGAAAAAAGGCGTGAGCAACTAGAAATCCGCGAGAAAGCCCTTAAACAACGAATGAAAGTCGAGCAAGCAGTCTTGGATTCGGCACGTCATCCACCAGAGGATGTACATCAATGGAGTGAGCATCACACTTCTCATTGGGTTGAAACTGTTCTTGGCAGAGTTG caaacgataaaaagtttttggacaGAGTGAATGCGGCGGTCTTCAGAAATCGGATAACTGGCGCTCGACTTTTGGGAATGACACAGAATGATTTAGAACATCTCGGCGTTCACAAAGTTGGATCTAGAATAGAATTaatgaaaatgataagaaaattgGCGGATACTCAGAAGGCTTTGCATAATTTCCCAACTTTGGAGCAAGCAAAAAGGATTGAAATGACATTG aaaactgaaaaggaAGCTGCTGGACAACTTGCCAATGATGTTGATATAGTGATTATAGTTGGGATGTACGTAAGAAAAATGAACGCAACAcgacgaaaattcaaattctacgCGGATTCGGATTGGATTGATGATACTGATATTCCAGCAAAATCAAAGTCAAAACATGCGTCATCACTTATCAAGACAGTTTGCTTTTCAGTTCTTGATGAAAACACAAAG aagccaATCAATGAGCCAGCATGCTCAATATCTAGTGGAATGACAACAAATCCAgattggattactgtagatacGGAGGATGATGTTAAGATTAGAGTTATCGTTAGTGTATACTACGCAGACATTGTG ACTCAACCAAGAAATACAGAAGTCATAAAAGTTGTGACATCACTAGAAGAGAGTAAGATACTTGAAGAACGCCATGTCCATTTACGTCTCCGTAGAAGCTCAAGTAGCGCTTCAATATCAACACCTTCCCCAGTTATTGCTCCAGTTTATCATCCATTCGGTCATTTAAATAATGGATTCCATCAT ACCACGAGCTCCCCTCAACTTCGAGGATTTTGGCATAGAAAACAGACTGGAATGAACAGACACGGACTTACTGAAACAGAATTGAGCAGCTTACAAGAACAATTACGAACTCCTTCCCCAGATAAGAAGGTTGTAGATGAAAATGTGATTATTCATGTTCCAAAATTAACTCGCAGACGGAGAACTACTACAACCAACTCTGAAGAT ACTGAGAAATCCGACACAAATAATAAGACGCCTGAATCTCAAGCACGCCGAGTTCATGTACACGGTGGAAAGGATAAATGGAACtggaaaaagggaaaatctCGGCCCAAATTTACCTGA
- the zak-1 gene encoding Mitogen-activated protein kinase kinase kinase zak-1 (Confirmed by transcript evidence), producing MSTPTSNESTSSSSNNSDQRVLFPDIQRDDIQVGDHIGVGTFGAVFSGNWTLPDGSQRTIALKKVFVLEKEAEILSKIRHKNIIQFYGICKATGNDFFIVTEYAEKGSLYDFIHSEESQSFASSSGGNSFDVVVKWASQIASGIQYLHYDAVDTIIHRDLKSKNVVLDKNLVCKICDFGTSKDLTHSCTAPSWGGTAAWMSPEMILQSEGLTTATDVWSYGVVLWEILSKEVPYKDYSEFRIFTMITQSGITLAIPPSCPAPLKQLMSNCWKMTPKDRANMRQIQGELNRLAGNQKVMDECEKFMGLEDWKTEIEKQEKNVEKMRKDLEKRREQLEIREKALKQRMKVEQAVLDSARHPPEDVHQWSEHHTSHWVETVLGRVANDKKFLDRVNAAVFRNRITGARLLGMTQNDLEHLGVHKVGSRIELMKMIRKLADTQKALHNFPTLEQAKRIEMTLKTEKEAAGQLANDVDIVIIVGMYVRKMNATRRKFKFYADSDWIDDTDIPAKSKSKHASSLIKTVCFSVLDENTKKPINEPACSISSGMTTNPDWITVDTEDDVKIRVIVSVYYADIVTQPRNTEVIKVVTSLEESKILEERHVHLRLRRSSSSASISTPSPVIAPVYHPFGHLNNGFHHTTSSPQLRGFWHRKQTGMNRHGLTETELSSLQEQLRTPSPDKKVVDENVIIHVPKLTRRRRTTTTNSEDTEKSDTNNKTPESQARRVHVHGGKDKWNWKKGKSRPKFT from the exons atgTCAACTCCAACATCAAATGAATCGACATCCTCTTCATCAAACAATTCCGATCAACGTGTGCTCTTTCCAGATATTCAAAGAGATGATATTCAAGTTGGAGATCATATAGGAGTAGGCACATTTGGAGCcgttttcagtggaaattgGACACTTCCAGATGGTAGTCAACGAACAATTgcactgaaaaaagtttttgtgttGGAAAAAGAAGCAgagattttatcgaaaattcgaCATAAGAATATAATTCAGTTTTATGGAATTTGTAAAGCAActggaaatgattttttcattgtgACAGAGTATGCTGAAAAAGGAAGTCTTTATGATTTTATACATTCGGAAGAATCTCAAAGTTTTGCCTCATCATCTGGTGGAAACTCATTTGATGTCGTTGTTAAGTGGGCGTCTCAG ATCGCAAGTGGTATTCAATATCTCCACTACGACGCAGTTGACACCATTATTCATAGagatttgaaatcgaaaaatgtcgtTCTTGATAAAAACCTTGTGTgtaaaatttgcgattttggAACTTCCAAGGATCTCACACATTCTTGCACAGCACCGTCGTGGGGTGGAACGGCCGCTTGGATGag CCCCGAGATGATACTACAATCAGAAGGTCTAACTACTGCAACAGATGTTTGGAGTTATGGAGTTGTTCTTTGGGAAATTCTATCAAAAGAAGTACCGTATAAAGACTACTCAGAGTTTCGAATATTCACAATGATCACTCAATCTGGAATTACATTGGCAATACCCCCATCGTGTCCAGCTCCATTAAAACA ATTAATGAGTAATTGTTGGAAGATGACACCGAAAGATCGAGCTAACATGCGCCAAATTCAAGGTGAACTCAACAGACTCGCTGGAAATCAAAAA GTAATGGACGAATGTGAAAAGTTTATGGGATTGGAAGattggaaaactgaaatcgagaaacaagaaaaaaatgttgag aaaatgagAAAGGATCTCGAAAAAAGGCGTGAGCAACTAGAAATCCGCGAGAAAGCCCTTAAACAACGAATGAAAGTCGAGCAAGCAGTCTTGGATTCGGCACGTCATCCACCAGAGGATGTACATCAATGGAGTGAGCATCACACTTCTCATTGGGTTGAAACTGTTCTTGGCAGAGTTG caaacgataaaaagtttttggacaGAGTGAATGCGGCGGTCTTCAGAAATCGGATAACTGGCGCTCGACTTTTGGGAATGACACAGAATGATTTAGAACATCTCGGCGTTCACAAAGTTGGATCTAGAATAGAATTaatgaaaatgataagaaaattgGCGGATACTCAGAAGGCTTTGCATAATTTCCCAACTTTGGAGCAAGCAAAAAGGATTGAAATGACATTG aaaactgaaaaggaAGCTGCTGGACAACTTGCCAATGATGTTGATATAGTGATTATAGTTGGGATGTACGTAAGAAAAATGAACGCAACAcgacgaaaattcaaattctacgCGGATTCGGATTGGATTGATGATACTGATATTCCAGCAAAATCAAAGTCAAAACATGCGTCATCACTTATCAAGACAGTTTGCTTTTCAGTTCTTGATGAAAACACAAAG aagccaATCAATGAGCCAGCATGCTCAATATCTAGTGGAATGACAACAAATCCAgattggattactgtagatacGGAGGATGATGTTAAGATTAGAGTTATCGTTAGTGTATACTACGCAGACATTGTG ACTCAACCAAGAAATACAGAAGTCATAAAAGTTGTGACATCACTAGAAGAGAGTAAGATACTTGAAGAACGCCATGTCCATTTACGTCTCCGTAGAAGCTCAAGTAGCGCTTCAATATCAACACCTTCCCCAGTTATTGCTCCAGTTTATCATCCATTCGGTCATTTAAATAATGGATTCCATCAT ACCACGAGCTCCCCTCAACTTCGAGGATTTTGGCATAGAAAACAGACTGGAATGAACAGACACGGACTTACTGAAACAGAATTGAGCAGCTTACAAGAACAATTACGAACTCCTTCCCCAGATAAGAAGGTTGTAGATGAAAATGTGATTATTCATGTTCCAAAATTAACTCGCAGACGGAGAACTACTACAACCAACTCTGAAGAT ACTGAGAAATCCGACACAAATAATAAGACGCCTGAATCTCAAGCACGCCGAGTTCATGTACACGGTGGAAAGGATAAATGGAACtggaaaaagggaaaatctCGGCCCAAATTTACCTGA
- the clec-158 gene encoding C-type lectin domain-containing protein 158 (Confirmed by transcript evidence): MQKFILSAFVVALVAADCALKCPDGYFSFKRAPSAKNSMTGLWCVKAILSDTLISPNQAKQVCEKDGSILTSFENLDERTKLATVLRDFLSAKKLDRGGMIVDGHRLKNCETDDRTVLNAEPCRNSSTGFTTDEKHTDNTFMWKSWADTEPGQSIFEKQIESCLQLAISQFKSRTELINDVFCNYVKHPQNEGAYDLWNYGAVCGRLPEWN, translated from the exons ATGCAGAAATTTATTCTTTCAGCGTTTGTTGTGGCTCTCGTTGCAG CCGACTGTGCCCTGAAATGTCCAGATGGCTACTTTTCATTCAAAAGAGCTCCATCAGCCAAGAACTCGATGACTGGATTGTGGTGTGTCAAG gcaattttgtCTGACACTCTTATCTCACCAAATCAAGCCAAACAAGTTTGTGAAAAAGATGGATCAATCCTGACATCATTTGAGAATCTTGATGAGCGTACCAAACTTGCCACTGTTCTTCGTGATTTCCTTTCTGCCAAGAAATTGGATCGTGGAGGAATGATTGTTGATGGACATCGTTTGAAGAACTGCGAGACTGACGATAGAACTGTTTTGAATGCCGAACCATGCAGAAACTCATCCACTGGGTTTACTACTGATGAGAAGCACACTGATAATACATTCATGTGGAAGAGCTGGGCTGATACTGAACCAGGACAATCCATCTTTGAGAA ACAAATCGAATCTTGCCTCCAACTCGCAATTTCTCAATTCAAATCCCGCACTGAACTGATCAATGACGTCTTCTGTAACTATGTAAAGCATCCACAAAATGAAGGTGCTTACGATCTCTGGAACTATGGAGCTGTCTGTGGACGTTTGCCAGAATggaactaa
- the sma-3 gene encoding Dwarfin sma-3 (Confirmed by transcript evidence) has protein sequence MNGLLHMHGPAVKKLLGWKIGEDEEKWCEKAVEALVKKLKKKNNGCGTLEDLECVLANPCTNSRCITIAKSLDGRLQVSHKKGLPHVIYCRVWRWPDISSPHELRSIDTCSYPYESSSKTMYICINPYHYQRLSRPQGLNSSMPSPQPISSPNTIWQSSGSSTASCASSPSPSVFSEDGGEVQVHQRPPPFRHPKSWAQITYFELNSRVGEVFKLVNLSITVDGYTNPSNSNTRICLGQLTNVNRNGTIENTRMHIGKGIQLDNKEDQMHIMITNNSDMPVFVQSKNTNLMMNMPLVKVCRIPPHSQLCVFEFNLFFQMLEQSCNDSDGLNELSKHCFIRISFVKGWGEDYPRQDVTSTPCWLELRLNVPLAYIDQKMKQTPRTNLMEPNSMT, from the exons atgaACGGATTACTGCATATGCATGGTCCAGCTGTCAAAAAGCTTTTAGgttggaaaattggagaagacgaagaaaaaTGGTGTGAGAAGGCTGTTGAGGCattggtgaaaaaattaaaaaagaaaaataatggaTGTG GAACCCTCGAAGATCTGGAATGTGTTCTAGCAAACCCATGTACAAACTCAAGATGCATTACGATAGCAAAAAGTTTAGACGGTCGGTTACAG GTATCCCATAAGAAAGGTCTTCCACATGTGATTTACTGTCGAGTATGGCGGTGGCCGGATATAAGTTCTCCTCAT GAATTACGTTCAATTGATACATGCTCCTACCCATATGAATCTAGTTCCAAAACCATGTACATCTGCATTAATCCATATCACTATCAGAG attatCACGACCACAAGGCTTAAATTCTTCAATGCCATCACCACAACCAATATCATCTCCAAACA CTATCTGGCAGTCTAGTGGAAGCTCAACGGCATCTTGTGCAAGCTCGCCGAGCCCGTCGGTTTTTTCAGAAGATGGAGGAGAAgtg caagttCACCAGCGACCTCCACCGTTCCGTCATCCCAAATCCTGGGCCCAAATTACGTATTTTGAGTTGAATTCGAGAGTTGGAGAAGTTTTTAAA CTAGTGAATCTGAGCATTACAGTCGACGGATATACTAATCCatcaaattcaaatacaaG aatatgtcTTGGACAATTAACCAATGTGAATCGAAATGGAACAATTGAGAACACACGGATGCATATTGGAAAAGGAATTCAGCTTGATAATAAAGAAGATCAAATGCATATTATGATTACAAATAACTCTGATATGCCAGTTTTTGTGCAATCCAAAAATACGAATCTCATGATGAACATGCCACTGGTCAAAGTCTGCCGAATACCACCGCACAGTCAATTATGCGTTTTTgagtttaatttattttttcaa aTGTTGGAACAGTCGTGCAACGATAGCGATGGATTGAATGAACTCTCCAAACACTGTTTTATTCGTATTTCTTTTGTAAAG ggcTGGGGAGAAGATTATCCACGTCAAGACGTCACATCCACGCCTTGCTGGCTTGAACTTCGGCTCAATGTGCCACTggct tatatcgatcaaaaaatgaagcaaaCTCCAAGGACGAACTTGATGGAACCAAATTCAATGACATAA